The following proteins are co-located in the Candidatus Accumulibacter cognatus genome:
- a CDS encoding thioredoxin family protein, with product MREIKVLGTGCANCRSTVRLIEEVAAEKGVAIRLSKVEDLREIMQYGVMSTPGVVVDGQVVHAGGIPDRARIAAWL from the coding sequence ATGAGAGAAATCAAGGTACTCGGCACCGGCTGCGCCAACTGCCGTAGTACGGTCAGGTTGATTGAGGAAGTCGCTGCGGAGAAAGGCGTGGCCATCAGGCTAAGCAAAGTCGAGGATCTGCGCGAGATCATGCAGTACGGCGTGATGTCCACCCCCGGTGTGGTGGTCGACGGCCAGGTGGTTCACGCAGGGGGCATCCCGGATCGCGCCAGAATTGCCGCCTGGCTATAG